In Rattus rattus isolate New Zealand chromosome 3, Rrattus_CSIRO_v1, whole genome shotgun sequence, one genomic interval encodes:
- the Pdzk1 gene encoding Na(+)/H(+) exchange regulatory cofactor NHE-RF3 isoform X2 yields the protein MASTFNPRECKLSKKEGQNYGFFLRIEKDTDGHLVRVIEEGSPAEKAGLLDGDRVLRINGVFVDKEEHAQVVDLVRKSGNSVTLLVLDGDSYEKAVKHQVDLKELDQSPREPALKEKKPDLGMNGGVETCAQPRLCYLVKEGNSFGFSLKTIQGKKGVFLTDITPQGVAMKAGVLADDHLIEVNGENVENASHEEVVEKVKKSGSRIMFLLVDKETARCHSEQKTPFKRETASLELLPHQPRVVVIKKGSNGYGFYLRAGSEQKGQIIKDIEPGSPAEAAGLKNNDLVVAVNGESVEALDHDGVVEMIRNGGDQTTLLVLDKEADRIYSLARFSPLLYCQSQELPNGSVKEAPAPISAPLEAPGSATTEDSGDHKPKLCRLTKEDDSYGFHLNAIRGQPGSFVKEVQQGGPADKAGLENEDIIIEVNGENVQDEPYDRVVERIKSSGEHVTLLVCGKVAYSYFQAKKIPILSSLADPLVAGPDAKGETEHDSAESTQDSSHPARDRVSGDCARCPASRGSPQPVPHACVAHSSTG from the exons atggcCTCCACCTTCAACCCCAGAGAGTGTAAATTGTCCAAAAAAGAGGGGCAGAACTATGGCTTCTTCCTCCGCATTGAGAAGGACACTGACGGTCACCTGGTCCGGGTGATTGAGGAGGGGAGCCCAGCAGAGAAGGCAGGGCTCCTAGATGGCGACAGAGTGCTCAGGATCAACGGTGTCTTTGTTGACAAGGAAGAGCATGCACAG GTGGTGGATCTGGTCAGAAAGAGCGGGAATTCAGTGACTCTGCTGGTTCTGGATGGAGACTCCTATGAGAAGGCTGTAAAACATCAGGTGGACTTGAAAGAACTGGATCAAAGCCCGAGGGAACCagctctgaaggaaaagaaacccgACCTTGGGATGAATGGAGGGGTGGAGACGTGTGCCCAGCCACGGCTCTGCTACCTGGTGAAGGAGGGCAACAGCTTTGGCTTCTCTCTGAAAACTATCCAAG GTAAAAAGGGCGTGTTCCTGACTGATATAACACCTCAGGGCGTGGCCATGAAAGCTGGTGTTCTGGCTGATGATCACTTGATTGAAGTGAATGGAGAAAATGTAGAAAACGCCAGTCATGAGGAAGTGGTGGAAAAG GTGAAAAAGTCAGGAAGCCGTATCATGTTCCTCCTTGTGGACAAAGAAACTGCCAGGTGCCATAGTGAGCAGAAAACACCGTTCAAGAGGGAGACAGCCAGTTTGGAACTGCTACCCCACCAGCCCCGGGTAGTAGTGATCAAGAAGGGCAGCAATGGCTACGGTTTCTATCtgagggcaggctctgaacagaAAG GTCAAATCATCAAGGACATAGAACCTGGAAGCCCAGCGGAGGCAGCTGGCTTGAAGAACAATGACTTGGTAGTTGCTGTCAATGGCGAGTCTGTGGAAGCTCTTGATCATGACGGTGTGGTGGAAATGATTAGAAACGGTGGAGACCAGACTACTCTGTTGGTGCTGGACAAGGAGGCAGACAGAATCTATAGCCTG GCTCGTTTCTCTCCACTTCTCTACTGCCAAAGTCAAGAACTGCCTAATGGTTCTGTGAAGGAAGCCCCAGCTCCCATCTCTGCTCCTCTGGAGGCCCCAGGCTCAGCTACCACAGAGGACTCGGGGGATCATAAACCCAAGCTCTGCAGGCTGACTAAAGAGGACGATAGCTACGGCTTTCACCTGAACGCCATTCGGGGCCAGCCAGGCTCCTTTGTCAAGGAG GTACAGCAGGGTGGCCCTGCTGacaaggcagggctggagaatgAGGACATCATCATTGAAGTGAATGGGGAGAATGTGCAAGATGAACCCTATGACAGAGTGGTGGAGAGAATCAAGAGCAGCGGGGAGCACGTCACTCTGTTGGTCTGTGGAAAGGTGGCCTACAGCTATTTTCAAGCTAAGAAAatccccatcctttcttccttggcGGACCCCCTGGTGGCTGGTCCTGATGCAAAAGGAGAGACGGAGCATGACTCAGCAGAGTCCACGCAAGACTCCTCCCACCCAGCAAGAGACCGAGTGAGTGGTGACTGTGCTCGGTGCCCTGCTTCCCGGGGTAGTCCCCAGCCAGTGCCTCATGCCTGTGTTGCCCACAGTAGCACAGGGTAG
- the Pdzk1 gene encoding Na(+)/H(+) exchange regulatory cofactor NHE-RF3 isoform X1 — protein MDLSVFITEMASTFNPRECKLSKKEGQNYGFFLRIEKDTDGHLVRVIEEGSPAEKAGLLDGDRVLRINGVFVDKEEHAQVVDLVRKSGNSVTLLVLDGDSYEKAVKHQVDLKELDQSPREPALKEKKPDLGMNGGVETCAQPRLCYLVKEGNSFGFSLKTIQGKKGVFLTDITPQGVAMKAGVLADDHLIEVNGENVENASHEEVVEKVKKSGSRIMFLLVDKETARCHSEQKTPFKRETASLELLPHQPRVVVIKKGSNGYGFYLRAGSEQKGQIIKDIEPGSPAEAAGLKNNDLVVAVNGESVEALDHDGVVEMIRNGGDQTTLLVLDKEADRIYSLARFSPLLYCQSQELPNGSVKEAPAPISAPLEAPGSATTEDSGDHKPKLCRLTKEDDSYGFHLNAIRGQPGSFVKEVQQGGPADKAGLENEDIIIEVNGENVQDEPYDRVVERIKSSGEHVTLLVCGKVAYSYFQAKKIPILSSLADPLVAGPDAKGETEHDSAESTQDSSHPARDRVSGDCARCPASRGSPQPVPHACVAHSSTG, from the exons ATGGATTTATCtgtttttatcacagaaatggcCTCCACCTTCAACCCCAGAGAGTGTAAATTGTCCAAAAAAGAGGGGCAGAACTATGGCTTCTTCCTCCGCATTGAGAAGGACACTGACGGTCACCTGGTCCGGGTGATTGAGGAGGGGAGCCCAGCAGAGAAGGCAGGGCTCCTAGATGGCGACAGAGTGCTCAGGATCAACGGTGTCTTTGTTGACAAGGAAGAGCATGCACAG GTGGTGGATCTGGTCAGAAAGAGCGGGAATTCAGTGACTCTGCTGGTTCTGGATGGAGACTCCTATGAGAAGGCTGTAAAACATCAGGTGGACTTGAAAGAACTGGATCAAAGCCCGAGGGAACCagctctgaaggaaaagaaacccgACCTTGGGATGAATGGAGGGGTGGAGACGTGTGCCCAGCCACGGCTCTGCTACCTGGTGAAGGAGGGCAACAGCTTTGGCTTCTCTCTGAAAACTATCCAAG GTAAAAAGGGCGTGTTCCTGACTGATATAACACCTCAGGGCGTGGCCATGAAAGCTGGTGTTCTGGCTGATGATCACTTGATTGAAGTGAATGGAGAAAATGTAGAAAACGCCAGTCATGAGGAAGTGGTGGAAAAG GTGAAAAAGTCAGGAAGCCGTATCATGTTCCTCCTTGTGGACAAAGAAACTGCCAGGTGCCATAGTGAGCAGAAAACACCGTTCAAGAGGGAGACAGCCAGTTTGGAACTGCTACCCCACCAGCCCCGGGTAGTAGTGATCAAGAAGGGCAGCAATGGCTACGGTTTCTATCtgagggcaggctctgaacagaAAG GTCAAATCATCAAGGACATAGAACCTGGAAGCCCAGCGGAGGCAGCTGGCTTGAAGAACAATGACTTGGTAGTTGCTGTCAATGGCGAGTCTGTGGAAGCTCTTGATCATGACGGTGTGGTGGAAATGATTAGAAACGGTGGAGACCAGACTACTCTGTTGGTGCTGGACAAGGAGGCAGACAGAATCTATAGCCTG GCTCGTTTCTCTCCACTTCTCTACTGCCAAAGTCAAGAACTGCCTAATGGTTCTGTGAAGGAAGCCCCAGCTCCCATCTCTGCTCCTCTGGAGGCCCCAGGCTCAGCTACCACAGAGGACTCGGGGGATCATAAACCCAAGCTCTGCAGGCTGACTAAAGAGGACGATAGCTACGGCTTTCACCTGAACGCCATTCGGGGCCAGCCAGGCTCCTTTGTCAAGGAG GTACAGCAGGGTGGCCCTGCTGacaaggcagggctggagaatgAGGACATCATCATTGAAGTGAATGGGGAGAATGTGCAAGATGAACCCTATGACAGAGTGGTGGAGAGAATCAAGAGCAGCGGGGAGCACGTCACTCTGTTGGTCTGTGGAAAGGTGGCCTACAGCTATTTTCAAGCTAAGAAAatccccatcctttcttccttggcGGACCCCCTGGTGGCTGGTCCTGATGCAAAAGGAGAGACGGAGCATGACTCAGCAGAGTCCACGCAAGACTCCTCCCACCCAGCAAGAGACCGAGTGAGTGGTGACTGTGCTCGGTGCCCTGCTTCCCGGGGTAGTCCCCAGCCAGTGCCTCATGCCTGTGTTGCCCACAGTAGCACAGGGTAG
- the Pdzk1 gene encoding Na(+)/H(+) exchange regulatory cofactor NHE-RF3 isoform X3 — MDLSVFITEMASTFNPRECKLSKKEGQNYGFFLRIEKDTDGHLVRVIEEGSPAEKAGLLDGDRVLRINGVFVDKEEHAQVVDLVRKSGNSVTLLVLDGDSYEKAVKHQVDLKELDQSPREPALKEKKPDLGMNGGVETCAQPRLCYLVKEGNSFGFSLKTIQGKKGVFLTDITPQGVAMKAGVLADDHLIEVNGENVENASHEEVVEKVKKSGSRIMFLLVDKETARCHSEQKTPFKRETASLELLPHQPRVVVIKKGSNGYGFYLRAGSEQKGQIIKDIEPGSPAEAAGLKNNDLVVAVNGESVEALDHDGVVEMIRNGGDQTTLLVLDKEADRIYSLARFSPLLYCQSQELPNGSVKEAPAPISAPLEAPGSATTEDSGDHKPKLCRLTKEDDSYGFHLNAIRGQPGSFVKEVQQGGPADKAGLENEDIIIEVNGENVQDEPYDRVVERIKSSGEHVTLLVCGKVAYSYFQAKKIPILSSLADPLVAGPDAKGETEHDSAESTQDSSHPARDRALSAASHSSSNSEDTAM; from the exons ATGGATTTATCtgtttttatcacagaaatggcCTCCACCTTCAACCCCAGAGAGTGTAAATTGTCCAAAAAAGAGGGGCAGAACTATGGCTTCTTCCTCCGCATTGAGAAGGACACTGACGGTCACCTGGTCCGGGTGATTGAGGAGGGGAGCCCAGCAGAGAAGGCAGGGCTCCTAGATGGCGACAGAGTGCTCAGGATCAACGGTGTCTTTGTTGACAAGGAAGAGCATGCACAG GTGGTGGATCTGGTCAGAAAGAGCGGGAATTCAGTGACTCTGCTGGTTCTGGATGGAGACTCCTATGAGAAGGCTGTAAAACATCAGGTGGACTTGAAAGAACTGGATCAAAGCCCGAGGGAACCagctctgaaggaaaagaaacccgACCTTGGGATGAATGGAGGGGTGGAGACGTGTGCCCAGCCACGGCTCTGCTACCTGGTGAAGGAGGGCAACAGCTTTGGCTTCTCTCTGAAAACTATCCAAG GTAAAAAGGGCGTGTTCCTGACTGATATAACACCTCAGGGCGTGGCCATGAAAGCTGGTGTTCTGGCTGATGATCACTTGATTGAAGTGAATGGAGAAAATGTAGAAAACGCCAGTCATGAGGAAGTGGTGGAAAAG GTGAAAAAGTCAGGAAGCCGTATCATGTTCCTCCTTGTGGACAAAGAAACTGCCAGGTGCCATAGTGAGCAGAAAACACCGTTCAAGAGGGAGACAGCCAGTTTGGAACTGCTACCCCACCAGCCCCGGGTAGTAGTGATCAAGAAGGGCAGCAATGGCTACGGTTTCTATCtgagggcaggctctgaacagaAAG GTCAAATCATCAAGGACATAGAACCTGGAAGCCCAGCGGAGGCAGCTGGCTTGAAGAACAATGACTTGGTAGTTGCTGTCAATGGCGAGTCTGTGGAAGCTCTTGATCATGACGGTGTGGTGGAAATGATTAGAAACGGTGGAGACCAGACTACTCTGTTGGTGCTGGACAAGGAGGCAGACAGAATCTATAGCCTG GCTCGTTTCTCTCCACTTCTCTACTGCCAAAGTCAAGAACTGCCTAATGGTTCTGTGAAGGAAGCCCCAGCTCCCATCTCTGCTCCTCTGGAGGCCCCAGGCTCAGCTACCACAGAGGACTCGGGGGATCATAAACCCAAGCTCTGCAGGCTGACTAAAGAGGACGATAGCTACGGCTTTCACCTGAACGCCATTCGGGGCCAGCCAGGCTCCTTTGTCAAGGAG GTACAGCAGGGTGGCCCTGCTGacaaggcagggctggagaatgAGGACATCATCATTGAAGTGAATGGGGAGAATGTGCAAGATGAACCCTATGACAGAGTGGTGGAGAGAATCAAGAGCAGCGGGGAGCACGTCACTCTGTTGGTCTGTGGAAAGGTGGCCTACAGCTATTTTCAAGCTAAGAAAatccccatcctttcttccttggcGGACCCCCTGGTGGCTGGTCCTGATGCAAAAGGAGAGACGGAGCATGACTCAGCAGAGTCCACGCAAGACTCCTCCCACCCAGCAAGAGACCGA